The Corvus hawaiiensis isolate bCorHaw1 chromosome 1, bCorHaw1.pri.cur, whole genome shotgun sequence genomic sequence AGATGAGGGTTAGAggtgaaacaaagaaaatgaggTTGGGTGTTTGTTCAGAGGGAGCCAGAATTCATAATGTTGGAGACACTGGGCCCCTCCCAAGAGATAACCGTAATTTACCAGCACCTCtccatcactttttttttccccagaaataaaacacagtgaCAGATCCAAAATACTACTTCCCCAAGTAACACCTAGAACCAAAACAAGGAGAGTTTCTTTCTGCAAAGTGACCAGACACTGGAACAATACAAATATGCTTCCAGTGATCTCCATGTGGGAAAGcatctgaaaaaagaaataaaggcaaCTTTGCCTTCTTCAgagactttcttttttaattcactCAATAATATGGGTGTGGGGTTATGTGCCTTATGGTGTGGGGGTTTTTGACCATAGATGTTTTTTCCTTGGTAGATAATCTTCTTATCCCATCCCTTTTCAATGAGAAGGCcaaattttgctttcagttaTTCACTGTGGAACACCACTGACTGGTAGCTAACAGGCACACCCATCTCACACAGGCACCCTGGTGATATATTTTCCCTGCTTCATACCTTGTTTTAATAATCACAATAGcagcaagagaaggagcagatgCATCCATTACACCTAAGAAAAAACCTTGCTCTTTCCCCAGGCTTTTTTGGGTGTTTGGCCTCTAGGGCATCATCCATTTGCAATGAGATCCCTGGATTTACAACAGAGCAAGTGGTTGTACAACAAAAACTGGATTCCGGGGTCCTGATAAGAGAAGACAAGCGTCCTGCGACCAGAGCCTGACCAGTCACCCCACGGCTAATCTGGTTGAATCAGCTGACGTCAGTGGTTTTATGTTAAACACACACCGGGGTGAAAAATGAGAGTCGCGCTCAGCTCcggcagcccagctccagcgCTCTGCTACCAGAAGTGGCTGCTTACTTTCAAGCTCTCCGCACAGCCTGTAATCACTCAATATTGAAACCAGATTTACAAGCTCTTTAGAGGAGAAGTTTGTGATTTCCAAAGCAGACGCATTTGGTATTTCAGAAAAAGGTCAAGCCCCCTGTGGAGTAAGGGGTTTTTAATAGAATCAGTTCAGCAGGAGTTAAGAGGAGGCATACCAACCCAGCGGCTCGCAAagccaggagaggcagagacATAAGAAAAGCCACAACCATTATTGTTTTGAGGCAAGAATCAGAGAAAGAGAGGAGCACGGAGTATGCTAAATTAAATCTTGGACATTTGATTTCATTTATTCCAATCCGAGAGACTTTCTCAGCTGGAAATAGAGAGGGCTGCCCTTCTTACGCTCCCAGGCTTGCAGGGGTTTCAAAGAAAGGAGTGTTTGTTATTGTCTGCAGGGGAAACCTGAGAGTGCTTAGCACAATGGCAAATCCAGGCTCTTAACTCAAATGCATTTAAAAGGATAGCCTTCGATTACTGTCTCACCTCTTCAGCCTCCAGCCAGGCTCTTCAGCTATTAATATTTGTTGCCTGCCTCACTCGGCTGAGTGAGGTGGTTGTCTAGGACTGCCTTATTTCATGCTGGTACAGCACCCAGCAGCCGGGAAGCCCAGGGAACATCATTAACGACCCTCCTTGTCACAGGAATACAAGTTTTCTAAATAATGCTGAGGCCTGCAGGCTATATAAGCAGCCACTACAGAAATACTAGCAATGAAGCTGGCTACTGCTTACTCCAACGCCCTTTGGACTCTGCAGCCAGTAATTTCCATGAAAAGAATTGGAGCTCATTCCGTAACTCACATAGCTGCTGCCAGACAGACACCAGAGCTCGTAACACAATTTCCTGAATATAAAGGCTTTAAAATAATTGGAAATCCAGATTTCATACTGTCtcggttttggctgggatagagttaattttcttcttagaagAAAGCTTAGAAGACTCATAGCCCAGAAACTCCTAGGCCGTATCAGCTACCACACCTAAACTGTAAGTACCACACCAGGTAACAGAACAACCCCAGGAGATGGCAGCTGCTAACCCAAGTCCCAGCAGGCTGTGGCCCTGCTGCCATGACTGCAGGGGATGGCAAACAAgctcttttcttcttgaaaacaTCTGCACAGCAAGGGGCTCATTAGAGCATCCTGGTCTTACTAGCCTTTTAATGGCAAGCGTAAATAGGCCCTTATGTATTCAAATCAGCGGCAAATGAGCGGTGAAGGTCACAGGATGCTTAAATGACTATACAACATGCTCCCTCTGATTGCTGGAGAATCAGATCTTTTAACTTGTCTAGTCATAGTAACTACTGGTGCAGCTACAGACGGTACTTCAGGTTTGTCTCTTCCAGCATCAAGTTCCCAGTCAGCCATTCCCAAAAATAATACACTTGGCAGAGCAGACAACTGCCCTAGATTTTCAGATCAGTGCAAAGGAAGGGCAGAGCTCTTATAGGAAAGCAGCACTTTGAAAGGTCAGCCAGAAGACCACAGGCCAGATTCCAAGAGAAGTTGTGGCCACGTAATTTCTTAaacttcagcagcagaaagaggTAGAACTCAGAGGATataattttctgcattaaaagCAATTCTCCAGGCACTTTGAAGAAGTAAGAAGGGCCAGCAGCTTGAGGTACACAGATGAAACTAATCCTTCTAAACTGCACTTCAATATTGCAAACATGGGCACAGTGGGACCTTGGCACTCCCAAGGCTCTCACTGCACTCGGCCCATATGAGTATTTAACTGTAGGGGTAAGTTTCCAGTGTCAGTACCTCTGTTTGCACAGCCAAGTGACCAACTTATCTCCAACAATAACCCTACCACATCGTTTAAGTGCACTTTCAGGAACACAAGCCTGTGACTTAGAGGGGCAGgttttcctctgcatttcagGCTtaacaaaccaaagcaaactaCCACAGCAAACAGGACCAGAGCATTGCTGCAAGGGTGTTGTAACCCTGTGTGTGCCATCCCCTTCTCACTGCTGGCACCAGTAGGACCTCAACCTCACAGCCAGAACAGGAAGCAGACGCATTTGTAAAGCTTCTTAAAACATAGATGAATAGTAGACTCTTGCCAAGTTTTATCTTCTGAAGCAGCATTTTGGATGCTTCTTTCACCATGATGTGGCATCAGCCTTTAAACAAGTATACTTTAATTACTGCACAGTCTAATaaagccagaaaaataaatactataAATTCCTCGAATAATCCAGAGGTTGGTTGTTTTTAGCAACTAAGCATTGCATAAATGAAATGATCAAGTGAAGCCAACTAGCAGAAGGAGTAAGAAACAACAAAGTGCACAAATATTGGCCAGGAAGAAAAGCCACCTAATGCAAGAATAGTATAAAGGAGGAGCCAGAGATTAAAGTATACTGCTGCTTCTTCAGTCCCACACAAAACTAGGAGCATATGATACTTAGTTACATGATAGAGCAAGGCAGATGCTTTCcactgtgcccagaggggctataaacagaaaaaaaaaaaaaaacccaaccaaaccacaGCTGAATAGGCAGTGCGGTTTTGGggtttccctctcctccccaaaaAAATTTTGGGTGTAAAAGgtacaaaaggaaaacagatcaTAGAAACAAGAATTGTGAGACAAGGGAGGAAAACCAACTCTAAAGAATTAGGAGTCACTTTCTGACACATTTTGCACAGAGGAAGTCTTTCTTCAttaagagagaggaagaaatagTTGTCCCAAAGAGCTTTGGAAGAATTCACTGAGGTTATGAACAAAATGCAACAGCCAAGAATTGAGGATGTGGGTTCACTGCTACTTGAAGTATAAAAAACAAAGCTGCCACCTTCATTCTCAAATAACCACCTGAATTCCTTTACAGAGTAGGAAAAGACTGCTTTCAGAATCTAATTGTTATGCATGGCATTACCATGCACACCTTGATTTGTTTTCCACTATCACTCActagaaaacacattttccaaaacaaaagtCACAAGCAAGTTTCAgacaaaatatatatattttttaaaaaatctttacaaTAAGTCAGGAAACATAGGAGCTTGCATACAGTTTATTATAATAACTCAATTCTCAGCTCCCTACAGTTCAGATAACCCTGGTGACAGTGTTTACAACTTCTAATTTTTGCTTTCACAACTCTGAAGCAAACAATACATTTGAGTGTATTTTACTCTGTGCAAATAAGACAACTTTTGGAATCCTTCAGAAGAAATATCCAAGATTCTGTTTGCAGAGGTCCTTTGTTTCTCAAAGATGATTTATGagagtttttgttttaagataAAGTGCTCCTGTCCAGCAGAACCCAAAGGCCTTCTAGAGTTCAGAGAGTAAGTTTAGctcagattaaaaaataattggtcATACAAATTCCAGCTTCCCATGTCCGCTGTACATTCCCCAGTGGACTAGTGAAAGAATTTTATCATTGCTGAGGTCTGAATGTCTCATTTTATCACAGGTCATGCAGCAGTTCTCGTGACCAGTCACAGGCACCATGCATTCCAAGTCCAATTTTGCCACCTGCCCTTTTTTTGAATGATGTCCATGAAAACTATAGTGCAAACGAGAAAGCATTTGCTGTCGCTGATCTTGCAGTCTCTTGTTTTCACTCCTGAGCATCCTCAAGGCCAGCATGATAAGGAGCACCAAGATTAGCCCACCAGCTATAGGAACAGCAATTACAGCCGCCCTGAACCATAACTCTTTCGAAGAAGTCAATTCCTGCACCTTGGTGATGagattcctgctgctgtcatgTTGATATCTGCTCCCTTGTCCTGCAAAGGGGAAAGATGTGGAGCTTATTTCAGGATTTACATATACACTGTTTCACATGTAAGCAACTCCCTTAAATCCCACACTGACAAGTTAATGGAGCAACTGCTACACTCTGCAGTATATATAGAAAATACCCCCATAAAGAAAAAGCGTTTCTAAGTCTGCTTGTAACACAGAATTTCTTACCCCAATAGCCAGTTTAACTAGGAACACCACTGCCACTGATTCTTAGAAGCCATGTCAAGATGGCAAGAGAGACTTCCAATACTAATGCACATAAAAAAGCTAATTGGCTGAGATGTTCCCCTGCCTCCAGCCACCCTCTTCCCCCTCTGGTGTCTCTACTTACATTAACAACTAAATCAGTAACAGCAGATGCACAAGGTTTTGACTGTTGCTGGCCTGATGGCCAGAAGAGGGGTTTCACTGAAGCTTTATTGCCCTACCTGAAGTATCACCTCTGGAAGGAGACAAAACATCATGTAGTCCTCTGTAATTGCACATATCTTCATGACAGCATTCCAGCGTGGACATGGTGGTGGTGCCAGAGTGGTTTTGTGCTTGTTTGGCTTGGCACATCTCAGCTGTGCTTGCAATAGAGTCCAAGCAGCCATGAGTAAGTGGGGAATGTGTATTCTGAGGATCAAGCAGTCTGGAGAAGCAGGCGCTAAGCTCAGATTTGCACATATAGCCGGTTGCAACACAGTGTGCAGCATCACAGTAGCATCTGATTTCacctaaaaaacaaaaattgcaCAAGAAAGGTAAGAATTTGGTCTTCTAAGGACACGTCATCATATATCCTTATTAGCCACAAGCATCACACAACCAAACTCGGTGCCAGTTTTGCGATACTTCTCTAGACTGTAGACCCAcaagagctggggttgtttccTCCCCATCACTGTACAGTGCCTACCTCACTGTAGCCTTAATCCCTGTAAATGCCTTGGGGCACTTGCTTTAATGACTAGTACTGTAGTCCTTTGAATTAAAGCAAGAGCATTTCACTAAAACAGGGACTGAGGGAGGGAAGGTCacagtggctttttttcccccaagagaaataactggcttttttttccccccaaggtAAATAACAAGGCCATTTTATAGCTACTTCCACTCGATGTCAGCAGTTGCATTTAGCCACATTTAAAGTGAAATACCAGTTCTAAAAGCAACACACACTTTCAGTCCTAGAAGAAAGTCACATCTATGTTTTAACCATTACTCCAGGAACAGCATTCTACTTTTATAAAAGTAACATTTCTTTTAACTGGGCATAAGCACACAACAAAAATATGTTTAAGCATTTAtgtgacaaatgaaaaaaaaaaattggaactGCTGAATTGTTTATTACCTCTCAATACTGCACCAAAATTTAAAAGGTTTAACTAACACCTTATAAAGCTATTAGCTAGAACCATTACCATCTAAGTCTCTCAGTCAAGAAAGTTTTACTGTGTGAAACTGAGCAACTATTTGTAATTTCTCCAGAAAATCTTTAACTAGTTATTCgtgaaaaaaggcttttaaatcagaattataaaacaaaaaaagttccagtttataatttttctgttcACCAGAGACAATGACTCTCAAATATAAAGTCTTTTAATGGAGTGAAACTGCAAGGCTAAAGGCTCCCCCTTGCCTTTCCCCAGTTTCACATGCAATCCAACATGCAGCAGAAAAGAGGAAACACTTAGATTGAAAATCCTCTACCAGCTCTATGAAAAATCTCAGGAAACCTCAAAAATTTCTGAAGGAAGCGATAAAATAAGTTCCCTTCATAAAATTCCTCATTTTGCGCTCTCCAAACTGCCCTGGTATGAATTAAACATGTCCTGTGCTGTAGCGAAAACTTACTCTTTCTAGGCAAGTTGCAACTCAAACATAATTCAATGTGCCATGGAGCCAAGGTTTAAAAGGAAGCCAGATTTTGGAGAAAACCTCGGAAGAATGGACTTAAAATTACTTCTGGTGTGCCTACCATACTTGCCACCATGGTAGCACCAAGGCTTTCAAAGTCGACCGAATCATCAGATGTCTTTTTTCTACAGTCtgcacttcaaaaaaaaaaaaagaaaatcaatctACAGGcttccctgctgccaccccttCTTATGATGTTAACTACTACCTATACCTAAAAAAACCTGTTCTGTAAGATGTTAAAAATAATCCCAACCAAGTTAGCTTCCCCTCGTCGGGCTACCTTAATACTTTCCCCAAAATGCTACTGCAGGCTCCAGGCCTTGAAGTTCCCGCTGCTCTTTAATAACTCTGCTTAACAGAAGCCAAATGATGGAGTGTCTCACTGTCTCCAGTCCAATTCCCTTGGGCTTTCAGACCAAGTAACCTAATTTTTCATGAATTCACACTCACTATCATCCAGCAcgttacagaaaaaaagcctcaaTCGTTTTCTAAGCATTCTATATAAGGTCTCTCCCCACCCCcctgaaaaaaatagttttcataATTATTGCACTGTATGAGGGTTAAAAGTAAGATGAAAACATGGCACAGTACCAGAACTGACAGTTCTTTCATGAGTTTCAGCACAGTGCAGGAATAAAGTGAAACAACACACATACTTTCATTTTAACTGCTTATATAATCACGTTCAAAAATCTACATTTTATTGCCCTAAGACAATCTTATAAACAAAATCTGACAGGCTCGTCATCAGGTTAATTCAAgtactttttaattaaagccaCGTTTCCAGTGAAACAGAATGGACTTTGTATTACTGtattaaaactgtatttctgtcAATTCATAAAGTTTCTTCCTGTGCTATGCAAAAGGCCAGAAAGGGTATTTAGTATTTTGAAACATTGAACAATGCCCTTCTGTTCCGTCCTCTTTCTTGTTACTGTATGTagctattaaagaaaaatgtctgcttTTAGTCAAGATGGCTACAGGAGAGACTGCAGGCTTCTCTTAAAGCTTTTGAAGTCAACAGCAGCCAGAAGTCTGTGATCCCCTAATTATATCATTATCAGGCACATAGTTTCAGTATCTGCGACTTCACATCACTCAGTCACTCCCTGTTCTGCCCGCTTTGATGGGGCCAGCAGGCTCTCCCCTGCACGCTGTAAGGCTGTTATTTAGGGTTAATTACAGCCTTccttccaaaataaataaataccgTCGCACATCACCACCACGCTAACTTATCCTTTACCCTCCTCCACGGAGCACGACGATTACCGGCAGCCAGCGGGCCGCCTCTGCCCCGGGAGGGCGCTCCCCGGGCGGCCAGACCACAAACCacagcccccagagcccccagcccacTGCCCCCCGCGGGCGGGGACAGGGCCGGGCGCGGCCGCCCCGCTGGGACACCCGCGGGGCCGTGACTGCCCGGCACCGGCGGCCAGGTGGGAGGGGCGGGACGGGGGGGCGGGAGGCGCAGACCCGGCGGCACCGCCGCCAACACCGCTCGGCGCGGGGTCCCGAGACAGCGCCGGGCCCGGCTGCCCTCGGGCGGCAGCCCCCGGGCACCCCGCTCCCTCCGGCGCGGCCCCCGCAGAACACGAGCCCCGCAGGCGCCGCCGGTGCCCCGCCGCGGCCCCTCACCTCTGGTGAGCAGGACGGCCATGGCGCACAGCTCCAGTTGCAGCCAGATGAAGATGTAGCTGGAATGGCGATCCATTTACCCGGCGCCGCTCGCCACAGCCCGCAGCGCAGGCACGGCCGAACCGCCGTCGCCCGCCCGCTCCTGCCCCGCCGGAGCGCCGAAGAGCCGCTCGCCTGCGGGCAGAGCCGTGGTGCGGCCACCGCTGCGGCGGCGGGCCGGAAAGACGGCCGCGGTTCTCTGCCTTTCCCTCGCTGCTCCGCCGCAGCcgcaggagcagcaccaggagcggCGGCACGGTCACGGTGCCCAGCGGACGCTGCCTCACTGACacggcggcggcgccgcccgccccgtAAATACGGCCGGCGCCGGGCGCGGGCTGAgccgcaccgccccgcccctgccccgccCCCGCCTTCCCATTGGCTGCGCCTGCGGCGGTGGGCGGAGGCTCGGCCCCCCCGCCCGGCAGCGCGGCGCGGCCTCAGCTCCACCCGCGGCGcccccgggcggcggcggcggcggcggcgggcgggccgggAACGCGCTGGGTGCAGCGGTGCGCTCCGAGCGCCGGGCCCCGGCCCGGGGAGCCCCGGagtgctgctgggagagaggCCGGCACCGAGCGCCCTCGCTCGCCTCCTCAGGCCCGGGGCTCTGTGGAGGCGGGGGAACGGGCTCTGCCGGGTCCCCGAGATAATTCCCTGCGGAGGCAGCAGCGCAGGGTTCCACTAAAAAACATCGTGCTCTGACTGCGAGTTCGGCGGAGcggggatggatggatggatggatggatggatggatggatggatggatggatggatggatggatgggcagCCCTCAGCCCCGGGTCGCGGTGACGGGCAGCGCCGGAGCGGAACGAGGCGGCGGCCGagccctcccgcccgcgcccgcTGTCCCGGCGCTGCCGCCAGCGCGGCCCCCGCCTGTACGCTCCCGACCCGCAGGGCTGCACGAGGCTGCATAAATGTTGCCCGAGTGAGAACAGCGGCGGTTTCCGTGCAGCCggggctttttttcccaaggtttTAGAAATTCTGCGCTTGGGCTTGGCGCAGCGAAGAGCCGACAGCCATCGGCTGGAACCATGGTGCAGCTGGCGTGTCCATCCCCGGCCCCACGCCACTGTCCCGGCCTGGGGTCCACCCTGCGGCTCGGGGGCTCCTGCACCTCGCACTCAGCCCCTCAGGGTCTCATCCGCTGCTGTCACATCCACGCAGCAAGGGCAGGCCCGTGGGACAGAGCTATTAGCGAATATACCCTGCAGTAGTTATCCTCCTTCCAGTATTTCCTTTCCAACAACAGCTGTTGGGGATGGAAGCACGAGGTGGTGTTCTACCACTAAGCTCCGACACAGCTCCTGTGGGTCGTGTTTAGCTTGGACAGTTTTCCTTCACATGTTGGTCCTGAAAAAAATGTGCCccttatttaaaatttctttgctaacttagttttcttctttctttgctcATAACATTTTATAAGACTTGATTTCTACAGCACAAACTGCTTCCCATTTATGGGCAAAATGCTTTACATATTTGGGTCCACTACTACTATTAAAGCTGTTGGATGATGTgtagataataataaaaaaattacttgacaattttaattagaatttttttgGTGAGTCTTTAAAGACATTTTCAATAGGGGACATAATACCTCGTGTCGGAGACATTCCTccctgaaagagaaaagaggaaatatgAAATCTGAGATTGAGATAACTCCAGTTTACTTTGGCAGAGAGGAACAGACTGGATCTCCGGCTAATTAGTGCTGATGCCATCACATGTTATAATGGTTTTACTGTGAGTCTTGTGATTTGCATATGTATAAGATAGATACACACGTGCTGCGTCACAGTCTTTACACTTATGTTAGACATATTTGCACTCCACCACAAAGTAATTTTCTAATTCTTGTTTCTGTTTAGAaattacagaaacagcaagaacAGCCAAGCCATATGTCCCAGTCTGGCACCGGCTATCAGACACTCATTTGCAAACATACGAAAATATCGTTCATTATAACTTAGAATCATTACAGCAACATGTGCAATTCTGCTTCTCCTGTTCCTATCACCGGTGACAAGCGCATTTAACAGATCTCATTTGTTACATGCAGTACCGACAGACTGGAAATGGCTTTTATTCATGGAGCCACATTACTGCACTAAGTAACATGAGAGACTCCCTGAGTATTATAAACATCCTGACCAAGGGAGCACAGACAGACTAACCAGAGGGCAATATGCTTGAGATCAGTTTTGAGCAGCAGATTTCAATGACAGCTGTCAAGTTTGAATTGTGAGGTACAATTTACTGTAAAAAAGGTGCTAATTCTGTATGCTACAAGTGTGCATGAAGTACCAAAAGTGAGGGAGGAACAGCAGGGATCACTGCCCAGCCTTAGTGCCCCCCAAAGCAACTAAACACCCTTTAGGAAACCTGTGGATCGAGTCAGAGTGTCAGGAGGGTTTGACCGACTTACTGTGTCTCTTCACTCTCTGGTACACTGCTCAGagagacatgcaaggattgtgTGGGGTCCTCTGACAGACTATAACATAAACAAGATAATTCAGCTTCTGCAGTGctaatttgcttttgttttagaGACAAGAGCTAACAGGGCCAGATTGGCCTGTAAAAAGGGACAGGAGACAGACCCAGCACAAAGCAATAATAACAACATGTTCTGCAACCAGAAGGAATGTGGGATAATGACTACGAGGAGCCATCAAGGAAAGCGTCAGGAGCCTGAGGCCGCATTACGTGTCTCCAGCAGCCATGGGAGAGCAGCCTAAAGCCTCCATTTGAACGGACTGCACAGCCTGTAGTCAgagcctgcagagcacagggctgctccctcccaccagATACGGTGAAGGCCCTTGAAGCAAACATGAACAGAAGGAGCTGGTTGCAAAATCAGCCTCTGGACACCTCACAGAAAGGGACTGCTTT encodes the following:
- the BAMBI gene encoding BMP and activin membrane-bound inhibitor homolog isoform X2, translated to MCKSELSACFSRLLDPQNTHSPLTHGCLDSIASTAEMCQAKQAQNHSGTTTMSTLECCHEDMCNYRGLHDVLSPSRGDTSGQGSRYQHDSSRNLITKVQELTSSKELWFRAAVIAVPIAGGLILVLLIMLALRMLRSENKRLQDQRQQMLSRLHYSFHGHHSKKGQVAKLDLECMVPVTGHENCCMTCDKMRHSDLSNDKILSLVHWGMYSGHGKLEFV
- the BAMBI gene encoding BMP and activin membrane-bound inhibitor homolog isoform X1, with product MDRHSSYIFIWLQLELCAMAVLLTRGEIRCYCDAAHCVATGYMCKSELSACFSRLLDPQNTHSPLTHGCLDSIASTAEMCQAKQAQNHSGTTTMSTLECCHEDMCNYRGLHDVLSPSRGDTSGQGSRYQHDSSRNLITKVQELTSSKELWFRAAVIAVPIAGGLILVLLIMLALRMLRSENKRLQDQRQQMLSRLHYSFHGHHSKKGQVAKLDLECMVPVTGHENCCMTCDKMRHSDLSNDKILSLVHWGMYSGHGKLEFV